A DNA window from Pseudodesulfovibrio thermohalotolerans contains the following coding sequences:
- a CDS encoding ABC transporter substrate-binding protein codes for MKVSTFKAAGKFSLLVLSLLVAALMLVGCGGEEKKEAAEKAAPAAPEKITLKLAMDADPVSLDPHVQLSGGMLQFSHLVFDPLIRYDKDMNFVPRLAESWERIDDLTMRMHLRKGVKFHSGNEFTAKDVVFTVDRLKKSEDYKGLFEPFTGAVAVDDYTVDLVTKKPYGLVLNMATYIFPLDSKFYSGTDDKGKAKDAIVKTDYSFANVNESGTGPFTVISREQGVKTVFARFKDYWNKDTGNVEEIVLSPIKNDATRTAALMSGDVDFVMPVPPQDLERLKTTDGLHLVTMSGSRIISMQLNQKRNPALADPKVRLAMAYAYDNQGVVEKIMNGFATAAGQMSPKGYVGHLESLTPRFDLEKAKALMAESNFPNGFEATMISPNNRYVNDEKIAEAFASMMSKIGIKVSLKTMPKAQYWDQFDAQVADIQLIGWHSDTEDSGNFFEFLSMCRNTETGYGQYNSGNYCNAKVDELTLAAQTETDPAKRAADLQEAEKIQYDEAGFIPLHWQNLSWASKANMNTEDIVNVMNFPYFGDLVIN; via the coding sequence ATGAAAGTGTCGACGTTCAAAGCCGCCGGCAAATTCTCCCTGCTCGTTCTCTCGCTCCTGGTTGCCGCCCTCATGTTGGTCGGCTGCGGCGGTGAAGAGAAGAAAGAAGCAGCCGAGAAAGCCGCTCCCGCTGCCCCTGAAAAAATCACCCTCAAGCTCGCAATGGATGCCGACCCGGTATCCCTTGACCCGCATGTCCAGCTTTCCGGCGGCATGCTGCAGTTCTCCCACCTGGTCTTCGACCCGCTGATTCGCTATGACAAGGATATGAACTTCGTGCCCCGTCTGGCCGAGAGCTGGGAGCGCATTGATGATCTGACCATGCGCATGCACCTGCGCAAGGGCGTCAAGTTCCATTCCGGCAACGAGTTCACCGCCAAGGACGTGGTTTTCACCGTTGACCGCCTGAAGAAGTCCGAGGACTACAAGGGCCTCTTCGAGCCGTTCACCGGCGCCGTGGCCGTCGATGACTACACCGTGGACCTGGTCACCAAGAAGCCTTACGGCCTGGTGCTCAACATGGCCACCTACATCTTCCCCCTGGACAGCAAATTCTACTCCGGCACCGACGATAAGGGCAAGGCCAAGGACGCCATCGTCAAGACCGACTACTCCTTCGCCAACGTGAACGAGTCCGGGACCGGTCCCTTCACCGTCATCAGCCGCGAGCAGGGCGTGAAGACTGTCTTCGCACGGTTCAAGGACTACTGGAACAAGGACACCGGCAACGTCGAGGAAATCGTTCTCTCCCCGATCAAGAATGACGCCACCCGCACCGCCGCCCTCATGTCCGGCGACGTGGACTTCGTCATGCCCGTGCCTCCGCAGGACCTGGAGCGCCTCAAGACCACCGACGGTCTGCATCTCGTCACCATGTCCGGCTCCCGCATCATCTCCATGCAGCTGAACCAGAAGCGCAACCCGGCCCTGGCCGACCCGAAGGTCCGCCTGGCCATGGCATACGCCTATGACAACCAGGGTGTGGTCGAGAAGATCATGAACGGCTTCGCCACCGCGGCAGGCCAGATGTCCCCCAAGGGCTACGTCGGTCACCTCGAATCCCTGACCCCTCGCTTCGACCTCGAAAAGGCCAAGGCCCTGATGGCCGAGTCCAACTTCCCCAACGGTTTTGAAGCGACGATGATCTCCCCGAACAACCGTTACGTGAACGACGAGAAGATCGCCGAGGCCTTCGCCTCCATGATGTCCAAGATCGGCATCAAGGTCTCCCTGAAGACCATGCCCAAGGCGCAGTACTGGGATCAGTTCGACGCCCAGGTCGCCGACATCCAGTTGATCGGCTGGCACTCCGACACCGAGGACTCCGGCAACTTCTTCGAGTTCCTGTCCATGTGCCGCAACACCGAGACCGGCTACGGCCAGTACAACTCCGGCAACTACTGCAACGCCAAGGTCGACGAGCTGACCCTGGCCGCACAGACCGAGACTGATCCCGCCAAGCGCGCCGCCGACCTTCAGGAAGCGGAAAAGATTCAGTACGACGAAGCCGGCTTCATCCCGCTGCACTGGCAGAACCTGTCCTGGGCTTCCAAGGCCAACATGAACACCGAAGACATCGTGAACGTCATGAACTTCCCGTACTTCGGCGACCTGGTCATCAACTAG